Proteins from a genomic interval of Streptococcus oralis:
- a CDS encoding beta-class carbonic anhydrase, whose protein sequence is MSYFEQFMQANQAYVALHGQLNLPLKPKTRVAIVTCMDSRLHVAQALGLALGDAHILRNAGGRVTEDMIRSLVISQQQMGTREIVVLHHTDCGAQTFQNESFHEHLKHELGVDVSDQDFLPFQDVEESVREDMQLLRESPLIPDDVVISGAVYDVDTGSMREVY, encoded by the coding sequence GTGTCGTATTTTGAACAGTTTATGCAAGCCAATCAGGCTTATGTTGCCCTACATGGGCAGTTAAATCTGCCACTTAAACCCAAAACCAGAGTAGCTATTGTGACCTGTATGGACTCACGTCTGCACGTTGCGCAAGCTCTAGGTTTGGCCCTTGGGGATGCCCATATCCTACGGAATGCGGGTGGTCGAGTAACTGAGGACATGATTCGTTCACTGGTGATTTCCCAGCAACAAATGGGGACTAGAGAGATTGTGGTGCTTCACCATACAGACTGTGGAGCTCAAACCTTTCAAAATGAAAGTTTTCATGAACATTTGAAACACGAGCTCGGAGTTGATGTGTCTGATCAAGATTTTTTACCATTCCAGGATGTTGAAGAGAGTGTGAGAGAGGATATGCAATTGCTTCGAGAATCTCCACTGATTCCTGATGATGTGGTTATTTCAGGTGCTGTCTATGATGTGGATACAGGAAGTATGAGAGAAGTATACTAA
- a CDS encoding ribose-phosphate diphosphokinase has protein sequence MSFSDLKLFALSSNRELAERVAQEIGIELGKSTVRQFSDGEIQVNIEESIRGKHVFILQSTSSPVNDNLLEILIMVDALKRASAESVNVVMPYYGYARQDRKARAREPITAKLVANMLEVAGVDRLLTIDLHAAQIQGFFDIPVDHLMGAPLIADYFERRGMVGSDYVVVSPDHGGVTRARKLAEFLKTPIAIIDKRRSVDKMNTSEVMNIIGKVEGKTCILIDDMIDTAGTICHAADALAEAGAVEVYASCTHPVLSGPAMDNIQKSAIKKLVVLDTIYLPEERLIDKIEQISIAHLLGDAIIRIHEKRPLSPLFSIEKKI, from the coding sequence ATGTCTTTTTCTGATTTAAAGCTGTTTGCCCTTTCTTCTAATAGAGAATTGGCAGAGCGTGTGGCGCAAGAAATTGGGATAGAGTTGGGGAAATCGACTGTTCGCCAATTTTCAGATGGGGAGATTCAGGTCAACATCGAAGAATCAATCCGTGGAAAACACGTCTTTATCCTACAATCAACGAGTTCACCTGTAAATGATAATTTACTTGAAATTTTGATTATGGTGGACGCATTGAAGCGTGCTAGTGCAGAATCTGTCAACGTTGTCATGCCTTACTATGGCTATGCACGTCAGGATAGAAAAGCGCGCGCACGTGAGCCAATCACTGCAAAACTCGTTGCAAACATGCTAGAAGTTGCTGGGGTAGATCGTTTGTTGACGATTGATTTGCACGCTGCGCAAATTCAGGGATTCTTTGATATTCCTGTAGATCACTTGATGGGTGCTCCATTGATTGCGGACTATTTTGAACGTCGTGGCATGGTTGGCTCTGACTACGTGGTTGTCAGCCCAGACCATGGTGGGGTAACTCGTGCTCGTAAATTGGCAGAGTTTTTGAAAACTCCGATTGCAATTATTGACAAACGCCGTAGTGTAGACAAGATGAATACCAGCGAGGTGATGAACATCATCGGTAAGGTCGAAGGCAAGACTTGTATCTTGATTGACGATATGATTGATACAGCTGGAACAATCTGCCATGCAGCAGATGCACTTGCTGAAGCAGGTGCTGTTGAAGTTTACGCAAGCTGTACGCACCCAGTTCTTTCTGGACCAGCTATGGACAATATCCAAAAATCAGCTATTAAAAAATTGGTTGTTTTGGATACTATCTACCTACCAGAAGAGCGTTTGATTGATAAGATTGAACAAATTTCGATTGCTCATCTTCTGGGCGATGCTATTATTCGTATCCACGAAAAACGTCCTCTTTCTCCATTATTTAGTATCGAGAAAAAAATCTAA
- a CDS encoding CoA-binding protein codes for MSQEFINPSDGVVRQYLATSKTLAVVGLSDREETTSNRVTKEMQARGYKIIPVNPKAAGGEILGEKAYTSLAEIPFPVDIVNVYRRSEFLPDVARDFLKADAKIFWAQLGLENLEAEEILRAGGCDDIVMNRCIKREHTRLILEQ; via the coding sequence ATGAGCCAAGAATTTATCAATCCAAGTGATGGTGTGGTACGTCAGTATCTTGCAACCAGTAAAACGTTAGCAGTAGTAGGCTTGTCCGATCGTGAAGAAACAACTAGCAATCGAGTGACCAAGGAAATGCAGGCTCGGGGCTATAAAATCATTCCAGTCAATCCCAAGGCTGCAGGTGGGGAAATCCTGGGAGAAAAGGCTTATACGAGTCTAGCTGAGATTCCTTTTCCTGTGGATATTGTCAATGTATACCGACGGAGCGAGTTTTTGCCAGATGTGGCGCGTGATTTTCTCAAGGCTGATGCCAAGATTTTTTGGGCGCAATTAGGACTTGAAAATCTAGAAGCGGAAGAAATCTTGCGTGCTGGAGGATGCGATGACATCGTGATGAATCGCTGTATCAAGAGAGAACATACTCGCTTAATTCTTGAGCAATAA
- a CDS encoding YeiH family protein: protein MSFLSKNGAGILACLLISIISWFLGGLFPVVGAPVFAIFIGMLLHPWLSPYKQLDAGLTFSSKKLLQYAVILLGFGLNISQVFAVGQTSLPVILSTISISLIVAYLFQRFFALDTKLATLIGVGSSICGGSAIAATAPVIHAKEKEVAQAISVIFFFNILAALIFPTLGTWLHLSNDGFALFAGTAVNDTSSVTATASAWDSLYQTNTLESATIVKLTRTLAIIPITLFLSYWQSRQQENKQGVQLKKVFPLFILYFILASILTTLLTSLGVSSSFFTPLKQLSKFFIIMAMSAIGLKTNLIAMVRSSGKSIVLGALCWIAIILTSLGMQALIGTL from the coding sequence ATGTCATTTCTATCAAAAAATGGAGCAGGCATCTTGGCCTGCCTTCTCATTTCTATCATTTCTTGGTTTCTAGGAGGACTTTTCCCCGTCGTGGGTGCACCCGTTTTTGCAATCTTTATAGGAATGCTCCTACACCCCTGGCTCTCGCCCTACAAACAACTAGATGCAGGTTTGACCTTTAGTTCCAAAAAATTACTCCAGTATGCCGTCATCTTGCTTGGTTTTGGTCTCAATATCTCGCAAGTCTTTGCAGTCGGACAAACCTCACTCCCTGTCATCCTTTCCACCATTTCGATTTCCTTAATCGTCGCCTACCTCTTCCAGCGTTTCTTTGCACTAGACACAAAACTGGCTACCTTGATTGGTGTGGGTTCTTCTATCTGTGGTGGCTCTGCCATTGCTGCGACAGCACCCGTTATCCATGCCAAAGAAAAGGAGGTTGCCCAAGCCATTTCCGTTATCTTTTTCTTCAATATCTTGGCTGCGCTCATCTTTCCAACTCTAGGAACCTGGCTTCACCTATCTAATGACGGCTTTGCCCTCTTTGCAGGAACTGCGGTCAATGATACTTCTTCTGTAACGGCCACAGCTAGTGCCTGGGACAGTCTTTATCAGACCAATACCCTCGAGTCTGCAACCATTGTTAAACTCACACGCACCTTAGCGATCATTCCCATCACTCTCTTTCTCTCCTACTGGCAAAGTCGCCAACAAGAAAATAAACAAGGCGTACAACTGAAAAAAGTTTTCCCACTTTTTATCCTTTATTTTATCCTGGCCTCTATCTTAACGACTCTACTTACCTCTCTTGGTGTGTCCAGTAGTTTCTTTACCCCTCTCAAACAACTCTCTAAATTCTTTATCATCATGGCCATGAGTGCTATCGGTCTCAAAACCAATCTAATTGCCATGGTTAGATCCAGTGGTAAATCTATTGTCCTCGGAGCTCTTTGCTGGATTGCCATCATCCTCACCAGTCTTGGTATGCAAGCATTGATTGGTACTTTATAA
- a CDS encoding pyridoxal phosphate-dependent aminotransferase, which translates to MDLTKRFNKQLDKIQVSLIRQFDQAISEIPGVLRLTLGEPDFTTPDHVKEAAKRAIDQNQSYYTGMSGLLTLRQAASDFVKEKYQLDYNPENEILVTIGATEALSATLTAILEEGDKVLLPAPAYPGYEPIVNLVGAEVVEIDTTENGFVLTPEMLEKAILEQGDKLKAVILNYPANPTGITYSREQLEALADVLRKYEIFVVCDEVYSELTYTGEAHVSLGTMLRDQAIIINGLSKSHAMTGWRLGFIFAPVAFTAQLIKSHQYLVTAANTMAQHAAVEALTAGKNDAEPMKKEYIQRRDYIIEKMTALGFEIIKPDGAFYIFAKIPAGYNQDSFAFLKDFAQKKAVAFIPGAAFGQYGEGYVRLSYAASMETIREAMKRLEEYMREA; encoded by the coding sequence ATGGACTTAACTAAGCGCTTTAATAAACAATTAGATAAGATTCAAGTTTCGTTGATTCGCCAGTTTGACCAGGCTATTTCGGAGATTCCTGGGGTCCTGCGTTTGACCTTGGGGGAACCTGATTTTACAACGCCAGATCATGTTAAGGAAGCGGCTAAGCGGGCCATCGACCAGAACCAATCCTACTATACAGGGATGAGTGGTCTGTTAACATTACGTCAGGCAGCCAGTGATTTTGTAAAAGAAAAATACCAGCTAGATTACAATCCTGAAAATGAAATCTTGGTTACAATTGGGGCGACAGAGGCTTTATCGGCTACTTTGACAGCTATTTTGGAAGAGGGAGATAAGGTGCTCTTGCCAGCTCCTGCCTATCCAGGTTATGAGCCAATTGTCAATCTAGTTGGGGCAGAGGTTGTCGAGATTGATACGACTGAAAATGGTTTTGTCTTGACTCCTGAGATGTTGGAAAAGGCCATTTTGGAGCAAGGCGACAAGCTCAAGGCTGTCATTCTCAACTATCCGGCTAATCCGACAGGAATTACCTATAGTCGGGAGCAGTTGGAAGCCTTGGCAGACGTTTTACGCAAGTATGAGATTTTTGTTGTCTGTGATGAGGTTTACTCAGAATTAACCTATACAGGCGAAGCCCATGTATCTTTGGGAACTATGCTGAGAGACCAGGCTATTATTATCAATGGTTTATCTAAGTCTCATGCTATGACAGGTTGGCGTTTAGGCTTTATCTTTGCTCCTGTGGCCTTTACAGCTCAGTTAATCAAGAGTCACCAGTACTTGGTAACTGCCGCAAACACTATGGCTCAACATGCTGCGGTGGAGGCTTTGACCGCTGGTAAAAACGACGCGGAGCCTATGAAGAAGGAGTACATCCAGCGTCGAGATTATATCATCGAGAAGATGACTGCTCTTGGTTTTGAGATTATCAAACCAGACGGAGCCTTCTATATCTTTGCTAAGATTCCAGCAGGTTACAATCAAGACTCCTTTGCTTTTCTGAAGGATTTTGCTCAGAAGAAGGCTGTTGCCTTTATTCCGGGTGCTGCTTTTGGTCAGTATGGAGAAGGCTATGTGCGTCTGTCTTATGCAGCCAGCATGGAAACGATCAGAGAGGCTATGAAACGACTTGAGGAGTACATGAGAGAAGCATGA
- the recO gene encoding DNA repair protein RecO translates to MIQSITSQGLVLYNRNFREDDKLVKIFTEQAGKRMFFVKHAGQSKLAPVIQPLVLARFLLRINDDGLSYIEDYHEVMTFPKINSDLFVMAYATYVAALADASLQDNQQDAPLFAFLQKTLELMEAGLDYQVLTNIFEIQILTRFGIGLNFNECVFCHRVGQAFDFSFKYGACLCPEHYHEDERRCHLNPNIPYLLNQFQAIDFETLETISLKPEIKQDLRKFIDQIYEEYVGIHLKSKKFIDSLADWGQLLKEEDK, encoded by the coding sequence ATGATTCAGTCTATCACGAGTCAAGGCTTGGTGCTCTACAATCGTAACTTTCGTGAGGATGACAAGTTAGTCAAGATTTTTACCGAGCAAGCGGGCAAGCGCATGTTTTTCGTCAAACACGCTGGTCAGTCCAAACTGGCCCCTGTTATTCAGCCCTTGGTATTGGCTCGGTTTCTCTTGCGAATCAATGATGATGGACTCAGCTATATCGAAGACTACCATGAGGTGATGACCTTTCCCAAGATTAATAGTGATCTCTTTGTTATGGCTTATGCGACCTATGTGGCTGCCCTTGCAGATGCTAGTTTGCAGGATAATCAGCAGGATGCTCCCCTGTTTGCTTTTTTGCAAAAGACTTTGGAGTTGATGGAAGCAGGATTGGATTATCAGGTTTTGACCAATATTTTTGAAATTCAAATCTTGACCCGATTTGGAATTGGGCTCAATTTTAATGAGTGTGTCTTTTGCCATCGGGTCGGTCAGGCTTTTGACTTTTCTTTTAAATATGGAGCCTGCCTCTGCCCAGAGCATTATCATGAAGATGAGAGACGTTGTCATCTGAATCCCAATATCCCTTATCTGCTCAATCAATTTCAAGCTATTGATTTTGAGACCTTGGAGACTATTTCGCTCAAGCCTGAAATCAAGCAAGACTTGCGCAAGTTTATAGACCAAATCTACGAAGAGTATGTTGGAATTCACCTAAAATCAAAGAAATTTATTGATTCCCTAGCCGACTGGGGACAATTACTAAAAGAGGAAGACAAATGA
- the plsX gene encoding phosphate acyltransferase PlsX gives MKKIAVDAMGGDYAPQAIVEGVNQALADFSDIEIQLYGDESKIKQYLTATERVSIIHTDEKIDFDDEPTKAIRKKKNASMVLAAKAVKEGEADAVLSAGNTGALLAAGFFIVGRIRNIDRPGLMSTLPTIDGKGFDMLDLGANAENTAHHLHQYAVLGSFYAKNVRRISRPRVGLLNNGTESSKGDPLRKETYALLAADESLNFVGNVEARDLMNGVADVVVADGFTGNAVLKSIEGTAMGIMGLLKTAITGGGLRAKLGALLLKDSLRGLKKQLNYSDVGGAVLFGVKAPVVKTHGSSDAKAVYSTIRQIRTMLETDVVAQTAREFSGE, from the coding sequence ATGAAAAAAATCGCAGTAGATGCTATGGGGGGCGATTACGCACCTCAAGCTATCGTTGAGGGTGTCAATCAAGCCCTTGCTGACTTTTCAGATATTGAGATTCAACTCTATGGAGACGAAAGCAAAATCAAGCAATATCTAACAGCGACAGAACGCGTCAGCATTATTCATACGGATGAGAAGATTGATTTTGATGATGAGCCTACAAAAGCTATTCGTAAGAAGAAAAATGCCAGTATGGTATTAGCGGCTAAGGCAGTCAAAGAAGGAGAGGCAGACGCTGTCCTCTCGGCTGGGAATACAGGTGCCTTGTTGGCTGCAGGATTCTTCATTGTGGGTCGTATCAGGAATATCGATCGTCCTGGGCTCATGTCGACCTTACCGACCATTGATGGCAAAGGCTTTGACATGCTAGACCTTGGAGCCAATGCAGAAAATACAGCTCATCATCTGCACCAATACGCTGTTTTGGGTTCCTTTTATGCGAAAAATGTTCGTAGAATTTCGAGACCACGTGTTGGTTTGCTCAATAATGGAACAGAAAGTAGCAAGGGTGATCCCCTTCGTAAGGAAACCTACGCCTTGCTAGCAGCGGATGAAAGCTTGAATTTTGTCGGAAACGTGGAAGCGCGTGATTTGATGAATGGCGTTGCGGATGTTGTTGTGGCAGATGGTTTCACGGGAAACGCTGTGCTCAAATCTATTGAAGGGACAGCCATGGGTATCATGGGCTTGCTTAAGACAGCTATCACAGGTGGTGGTCTTCGAGCGAAACTAGGTGCTCTTCTTCTCAAGGATAGCCTTAGAGGTTTGAAAAAGCAACTCAATTATTCAGATGTTGGTGGAGCAGTCTTGTTTGGTGTTAAGGCACCGGTTGTCAAGACTCATGGCTCAAGTGATGCCAAGGCTGTGTATAGTACGATTCGCCAGATTCGTACTATGCTAGAAACAGACGTAGTTGCCCAGACTGCGCGTGAATTTTCAGGAGAATAA
- a CDS encoding acyl carrier protein, with translation MTEKEIFDRIVTIIQERQGEDFVVTESLSLKDDLDADSVDLMEFVLTLEDEFGIEISDEEIDQLQSVGDVVAVVKSKE, from the coding sequence ATGACAGAAAAAGAAATTTTTGACCGTATTGTAACCATTATCCAAGAGCGACAGGGAGAGGACTTTGTCGTGACAGAATCTTTGAGTTTGAAAGACGATCTCGATGCGGACTCAGTTGACTTGATGGAGTTCGTCTTGACACTAGAAGATGAATTCGGAATTGAAATCAGTGATGAGGAAATTGACCAACTGCAAAGTGTAGGAGATGTGGTAGCAGTTGTCAAAAGTAAAGAATAG
- a CDS encoding class IIb bacteriocin, lactobin A/cerein 7B family — protein sequence MTNFDKMEQNFAALTEEELTDVNGGLIITAAGIILAGKVAGAVVTIGGALYGAGYAIGKALRP from the coding sequence ATGACAAACTTTGACAAAATGGAACAGAACTTTGCAGCTCTTACAGAAGAAGAGTTGACGGATGTGAATGGGGGATTGATTATTACAGCAGCTGGAATTATTTTAGCAGGAAAAGTAGCAGGTGCTGTGGTTACAATTGGAGGAGCTCTTTATGGAGCAGGATATGCTATTGGAAAAGCATTGCGACCTTAA
- a CDS encoding Blp family class II bacteriocin, which produces MKQFQELSFQELEEVQGGVITLTIGTVVLVGWKAVAAYGAAATVAGGTLGLGVYNGYRGR; this is translated from the coding sequence ATGAAACAATTTCAAGAATTATCTTTTCAAGAACTTGAAGAGGTTCAAGGCGGTGTTATTACATTAACGATAGGTACGGTAGTGCTTGTAGGCTGGAAAGCAGTAGCAGCTTATGGAGCAGCGGCTACTGTAGCAGGAGGTACACTTGGATTGGGAGTCTATAATGGATACAGAGGGCGTTAG
- a CDS encoding bacteriocin immunity protein, translating to MNNRNLNLNTLLPKLATIVPFLAIALNLVLHVIRTGSLVSFDWQWTVVGLLASGYFGIFCKDLTKNNQNYKRSI from the coding sequence ATGAACAATCGGAACCTTAATCTCAATACACTCTTACCCAAATTAGCTACTATAGTTCCTTTCTTGGCTATAGCTCTCAATCTTGTACTTCATGTGATTCGTACAGGTTCATTAGTATCCTTTGATTGGCAATGGACTGTAGTTGGTTTACTTGCTTCGGGCTATTTTGGTATTTTTTGTAAGGATTTGACGAAAAATAATCAAAACTATAAAAGATCAATCTGA
- the comA gene encoding peptide cleavage/export ABC transporter ComA, with product MKFGKRHYRPQVDQMDCGVASLAMVFGYYGSYYSLAHLRELAKTTMDGTTALGLVKVAEEIGFETRAIKADMTLFDLPDLTFPFVAHVLKEGKLLHYYVVIGQDKKTIHIADPDPSVKLTKICRERFAQEWTGVSLFMAPSPDYKPHREKKQGLLSFLPILLKQRGLITNIVLATLLVTLINIVGSYYLQSIIDTYVPDQMRSTLGIISIGLVIVYILQQILSYAQEYLLLVLGQRLSIDVILSYIKHVFHLPMSFFATRRTGEIVSRFTDANSIIDALASTILSIFLDVSTILIISLVLFSQNITLFFISLLALPIYTVIIFAFMKPFEKMNRDTMEANAVLSSSIIEDINGIETIKSLTSESSRYQKIDKEFVAYLKKSFTYSRAESQQKALKKVAQLLLNVAVLWMGAVLVMDGKMSLGQLITYNTLLVYFTNPLENIINLQTKLQTAQVANNRLNEVYLVASEFEEKKTVEDLSMMKGDMAFKQVHYKYGYGRDVLSDINLTIPQGSKVAFVGISGSGKTTLAKMMVNFYDPSQGEISLGGVNLNQIDKKALRQHINYLPQQPYVFNGTILENLLLGAKEGTTQEDILRAVELAEIREDIERMPLNYQTELTSDGAGISGGQRQRIALARALLTDAPVLILDEATSSLDILTEKRIVDNLMALDKTLIFIAHRLTIAERTEKVVVLDQGKIVEEGNHVDLLARGGFYAHLVNS from the coding sequence ATGAAATTTGGGAAAAGGCACTATCGTCCCCAGGTGGATCAGATGGATTGCGGTGTGGCTTCCTTGGCCATGGTCTTTGGCTACTATGGTAGTTATTACTCCTTGGCTCACCTGCGAGAGTTAGCCAAGACGACTATGGATGGGACAACTGCTTTGGGTCTTGTCAAGGTGGCAGAAGAAATTGGCTTCGAGACGCGCGCTATCAAAGCGGATATGACGCTCTTTGATCTGCCTGATTTGACTTTTCCTTTTGTAGCCCATGTGCTCAAGGAAGGGAAATTGCTCCACTATTATGTGGTGATTGGTCAGGACAAGAAGACGATCCACATCGCTGATCCAGATCCTAGTGTTAAGCTGACGAAGATTTGCCGTGAGCGATTTGCGCAAGAATGGACAGGGGTCAGTCTCTTTATGGCACCGTCTCCAGACTACAAACCTCACAGGGAGAAAAAACAAGGGCTCCTATCCTTCTTGCCAATCTTACTCAAACAGCGTGGCTTAATTACCAATATCGTTCTAGCGACACTCTTGGTAACCTTGATTAACATTGTGGGTTCTTATTATCTGCAGTCGATCATTGATACCTATGTGCCAGATCAGATGCGTTCGACGCTGGGGATTATTTCTATTGGGCTGGTCATCGTCTATATCCTCCAGCAAATCTTGTCCTATGCGCAGGAATATCTTTTACTTGTTCTGGGGCAACGGTTGTCAATTGACGTGATTTTGTCTTATATCAAGCATGTTTTTCACCTGCCAATGTCCTTTTTCGCGACACGCAGGACAGGGGAAATCGTTTCTCGTTTTACAGATGCTAATAGTATCATTGATGCGCTAGCTTCGACCATTCTTTCTATCTTTTTGGATGTGTCAACGATTTTGATTATCTCGCTTGTCTTGTTTTCACAAAATATAACACTCTTTTTCATCAGTCTGCTTGCACTTCCCATTTATACAGTGATTATATTTGCCTTTATGAAGCCTTTTGAAAAGATGAATCGGGACACTATGGAAGCCAATGCGGTTCTGTCTTCTTCTATCATCGAGGACATCAACGGTATTGAGACCATTAAGTCTTTGACTAGTGAAAGTTCACGCTATCAAAAGATTGATAAGGAATTTGTGGCTTATCTGAAAAAATCCTTTACCTACAGTCGGGCAGAAAGCCAGCAAAAGGCTCTGAAAAAAGTTGCCCAGCTTCTTCTCAATGTTGCCGTTCTTTGGATGGGAGCTGTTCTGGTCATGGATGGCAAGATGAGTTTGGGGCAATTGATTACCTATAATACTTTGCTTGTTTACTTTACCAATCCTTTGGAAAATATCATCAACCTGCAAACCAAACTTCAAACAGCGCAGGTTGCCAATAATCGCTTAAATGAGGTTTATCTGGTAGCTTCGGAGTTTGAGGAGAAGAAAACAGTAGAAGATTTGAGCATGATGAAAGGGGATATGGCTTTCAAGCAGGTTCACTACAAGTATGGCTACGGTCGAGATGTTTTGTCGGATATCAATTTGACCATTCCGCAAGGTTCTAAAGTGGCTTTCGTGGGGATTTCAGGGTCAGGCAAGACCACCTTGGCCAAGATGATGGTTAACTTTTACGACCCTAGTCAGGGAGAGATTAGTCTGGGTGGTGTCAATCTTAATCAGATTGATAAAAAAGCCTTGCGCCAGCATATCAACTATTTGCCTCAACAGCCCTATGTCTTTAACGGAACGATTTTGGAGAATCTTCTCCTTGGAGCCAAGGAGGGGACGACACAGGAGGATATTCTGCGAGCAGTTGAATTGGCAGAGATTCGGGAGGATATCGAGCGGATGCCACTGAATTACCAGACAGAATTGACTTCGGATGGCGCAGGTATTTCTGGTGGCCAACGGCAGCGAATCGCTCTGGCGCGAGCTCTTTTAACGGATGCACCTGTTTTGATATTGGACGAAGCGACCAGCAGTCTGGATATCTTGACAGAGAAGCGGATTGTGGATAATCTTATGGCTTTAGACAAGACCTTGATTTTCATTGCCCACCGCTTGACCATTGCTGAGCGGACAGAGAAAGTTGTTGTCTTGGATCAGGGCAAGATTGTCGAAGAGGGAAATCATGTGGACTTACTGGCTCGAGGTGGATTTTACGCCCATTTGGTCAATAGCTAG
- the comB gene encoding competence pheromone export protein ComB has product MQPEFLESAEFYHRRYHNFSSRVILPMSLLLVFLLGFAVFAEKEISLSTRATVEPSRIIANIQSTSNQRIVANYLEENKLVKQGELLVEYQQGAEAVQVEAYASQLEMLKDQKKQLGYLQSSLKEGSDQFPEADKFGYQEMFRDYLSQASSLRSNVSQQNETIASQNAAASQTQAEIGNLISQTEAKIRDYQTAKSAIETGASLTSQNLAYSLYQSYKSQREENPQAKAQAVAQVEAQLSQLESSLATYRVQYAGSGTQQAYATGLDSQLESLKSQHLVKVGQELTLLDQKILEAESGKKVQGGLLEKGKITASEDGVLHLNPETSESTMAAEGTLLAQLYPSLEKEGKTKLTAYLSSKDVARVKIGDSVRYTTTNDAKNQIFLDSTITSIDATATKTEKGNFFKIEAETHLPPEQAAKLRYGLEGRLQMITGKKSYLRYFWDQFLNKG; this is encoded by the coding sequence ATGCAACCAGAATTTTTAGAAAGTGCGGAGTTTTACCATCGTCGTTACCATAATTTTTCCAGTCGAGTGATTTTACCTATGTCACTTCTGCTCGTGTTTTTACTTGGATTTGCAGTTTTTGCAGAGAAGGAGATTAGTTTGTCTACCAGAGCGACTGTCGAACCTAGTCGGATCATTGCCAACATCCAGTCAACTAGCAATCAACGGATTGTGGCCAACTATCTGGAAGAAAACAAGTTGGTCAAGCAAGGCGAACTACTCGTTGAGTACCAGCAAGGGGCGGAGGCTGTCCAGGTCGAAGCATATGCCAGTCAATTGGAGATGTTAAAGGATCAAAAAAAGCAGTTGGGTTATTTGCAATCCAGTTTGAAAGAGGGGAGTGATCAATTTCCAGAGGCGGATAAGTTTGGATATCAGGAGATGTTTCGAGACTATCTCAGCCAAGCTAGTAGTCTGAGGAGCAATGTTTCACAGCAAAATGAGACCATCGCGTCCCAGAATGCAGCGGCTAGTCAAACCCAAGCTGAAATCGGGAACCTCATCAGTCAAACAGAGGCTAAAATTCGCGATTACCAGACAGCTAAGTCGGCTATTGAAACAGGTGCTTCCTTGACCAGTCAGAATCTAGCCTACTCTCTCTACCAGTCCTACAAGTCTCAGAGGGAGGAAAATCCGCAAGCTAAGGCTCAGGCTGTTGCACAGGTTGAAGCACAGCTTTCTCAGTTAGAATCTAGTCTTGCTACTTATCGTGTTCAGTATGCAGGTTCGGGAACCCAGCAAGCCTATGCAACGGGACTGGATAGTCAACTGGAATCGCTCAAGTCCCAGCACCTAGTCAAAGTCGGTCAGGAATTAACTCTTTTGGATCAGAAAATTTTAGAAGCAGAGTCGGGTAAGAAAGTCCAAGGAGGTCTCCTAGAGAAGGGGAAGATTACAGCAAGCGAGGATGGGGTGCTTCACCTTAATCCTGAGACCAGTGAATCTACGATGGCTGCAGAAGGAACCCTGCTAGCCCAACTCTATCCATCTTTGGAAAAAGAAGGAAAAACCAAACTCACAGCCTATCTCAGTTCAAAAGATGTTGCTAGAGTTAAGATTGGAGACTCTGTCCGTTATACTACGACTAATGATGCGAAGAATCAAATTTTCCTGGATTCCACTATTACAAGTATTGATGCGACAGCTACAAAGACTGAAAAAGGAAATTTCTTTAAAATTGAGGCGGAAACCCATCTGCCCCCTGAGCAGGCTGCAAAACTTCGCTATGGCTTAGAAGGCCGCCTGCAGATGATCACAGGAAAGAAAAGTTATCTCCGTTATTTTTGGGATCAATTTTTGAATAAAGGCTAA